A single window of Ananas comosus cultivar F153 linkage group 24, ASM154086v1, whole genome shotgun sequence DNA harbors:
- the LOC109728595 gene encoding uncharacterized protein LOC109728595, whose protein sequence is MVLTKVLVKVTIERSLLPVHLVVAPEMTAGELIRQAVDAYSKEGTRPLLTTADPKAYDLHYSQYTLQSMYMHHRLLFFSFFFFFFFFF, encoded by the coding sequence ATGGTGCTGACGAAGGTGCTGGTGAAGGTGACGATCGAGCGCAGCCTGCTGCCGGTGCACCTGGTGGTCGCCCCCGAGATGACGGCCGGCGAGCTGATCCGCCAGGCGGTGGACGCCTACTCCAAGGAGGGCACGCGCCCGCTGCTCACCACTGCCGATCCCAAGGCCTACGACCTCCATTACTCGCAGTACACCCTCCAGAGTATGTATATGCATCAtcgcctcctcttcttctccttcttcttcttcttcttcttcttcttctag